A region of Solanum dulcamara chromosome 7, daSolDulc1.2, whole genome shotgun sequence DNA encodes the following proteins:
- the LOC129894947 gene encoding aluminum-activated malate transporter 9-like — protein MVRKLSSFRKSFDDKRVRERLLSSCNGVDYTELPGFRHNLDYQETSGCCSSFREKFSELWKDWKRVYVKAMEMGRTDPRKIIFSAKMGLALMLISLLIFFKEPVEELSKYSVWAILTVVVVFEFSIGATLSKGFNRGLGTLSAGGLALAMAELSQLAGDWEEVVIVIGIFITGFFITYAKQYPAMKPYEYGFRVFLITYCFIMVSGYHTREFIQTAVSRFLLIALGASVSLAVNICVYPIWAGEDLHNLVVKNFINIATSLEGCISEYLNCVECKRIPSKILTYQAADDPIYNGYRSAVESISQEEALVAFAIWEPPHGPYKMIKYPWKNYVKVSGALRYCAFMVMALHGCILSEIQAPAERRQVFRNELQRVGTASAKVLRELGEKVKKMEKLGSVDILYEVHEAAEELQKKVDRKSYLFVNAENWEIGTRATVVDIPHELVSMDEDRNSFQHHRSQSETVINIDSILTSKSWDNSSCNLASNDNQTAGVIPENAVEKPKCRTTHSLPKDNDALKEVEENEEEEESKTYESASALSLATFTSLLIEFVARLQNVVDSFKELSEKAKFKEPMDLSEASPKVGMWSRLRGCIKFWKRESNLPV, from the exons atggtgAGGAAATTGAGCTCCTTCAGGAAGAGTTTTGATGACAAACGAGTAAGAGAAAGGCTTCTTTCTTCATGCAACGGTGTTGATTACACTGAATTACCTGGTTTCCGGCACAATCTTGATTACCAAGAAACTTCTGGGTGTTGTTCTTCTTTCCGGGAGAAGTTTTCTGAGCTATGGAAGGATTGGAAAAGAGTATACGTGAAGGCGATGGAGATGGGTCGAACCGACCCGAGAAAGATCATCTTCTCCGCGAAGATGGGTTTGGCATTGATGCTCATATCTTTGTTAATCTTTTTTAAGGAGCCGGTTGAAGAGCTCAGTAAATACTCTGTATGGGCAATTCTTACTGTCGTCGTCGTTTTCGAGTTCAGTATTG GAGCCACTCTAAGCAAAGGGTTTAATCGTGGGCTTGGGACACTATCAGCTGGAGGACTTGCTCTTGCAATGGCTGAATTGTCTCAGTTGGCCGGAGACTGGGAAGAAGTTGTTATAGTCATTGGTATATTCATAACAG GTTTTTTTATTACATATGCAAAACAGTACCCGGCAATGAAGCCCTATGAATATGGTTTCCGAGTTTTCCTGATAACGTATTGTTTCATCATGGTATCTGGTTATCACACAAGAGAATTTATTCAAACAGCTGTAAGTCGGTTTTTGCTCATTGCACTCGGTGCTAGTGTTTCTTTAGCTGTGAACATATGTGTATATCCCATCTGGGCTGGTGAGGATCTTCACAATCTGGTGGTGAAGAATTTCATCAATATAGCAACTTCACTAGAAG GTTGTATCAGTGAATATCTGAACTGTGTCGAATGTAAGAGAATCCCTTCAAAAATTCTTACTTACCAAGCAGCTGATGATCCAATTTACAATGGCTATAGATCAGCAGTAGAATCTATAAGCCAAGAGGAAGCTCTG GTAGCATTTGCAATCTGGGAGCCACCCCATGGTCCATACAAGATGATTAAATATCCTTGGAAAAACTATGTCAAAGTTAGCGGTGCATTAAGGTATTGCGCTTTCATGGTTATGGCCCTGCACGGCTGTATACTATCTGAAATACAG GCGCCTGCCGAAAGAAGACAGGTTTTCCGTAATGAGCTTCAGAGAGTAGGTACAGCAAGTGCCAAAGTGTTGAGAGAACTTGGGGAGAAAGTGAAAAAGATGGAGAAGTTGGGGTCAGTGGACATTCTCTATGAAGTGCATGAAGCAGCAGAAGAGTTGCAAAAAAAGGTGGATCGGAAATCTTATCTTTTCGTCAATGCTGAAAACTGGGAAATTGGAACACGAGCCACAGTGGTGGATATTCCCCATGAGCTTGTAAGCATGGATGAGGACCGAAACTCCTTTCAACATCACAGGTCTCAAAGTGAAACAGTCATCAACATCGACTCCATCCTTACCTCAAAAAGTTGGGATAATAGTTCGTGTAACTTGGCTAGTAATGACAACCAAACTGCAGGAGTAATACCAGAAAACGCGGTGGAGAAACCAAAATGCCGGACAACACATTCTCTGCCTAAAGATAATGATGCACTAAAGGAGGTGGAAgagaacgaagaagaagaagaatcaaaGACATATGAAAGTGCCAGTGCTTTGTCTTTAGCAACGTTCACATCCCTTCTCATAGAATTTGTTGCAAGACTTCAAAACGTAGTAGACTCATTCAAAGAATTAAGTGAGAAAGCAAAATTTAAGGAACCTATGGATTTGTCTGAAGCATCGCCGAAAGTTGGCATGTGGTCCAGGTTAAGAGGGTGTATAAAGTTTTGGAAAAGAGAGAGCAATTTACCAGTTTAG